DNA sequence from the Anaerolineales bacterium genome:
ACGCCGAACAGCTGACCAACCTGATCTACAACGTGCGCCCGGACGAGATTTACCACCTAGGCGCCCTCTCGCATGTCAAGGTGAGCTTCGACATCCCGGAGTACACGGGCGAGGTCACCGGCTTGGGGGCGACCCGCATTCTGGAGTCCGTGCGCCGCAGTGGCCTGCGAACGCGTTTCTACCAGGCATCGTCCAGCGAGATGTTCGGCTCCGCTTCCCCGCCGCAGAGCGAGCGCACCCCGTTTCAACCACGCAGCCCGTACGCCATCGCCAAGCTCTATGCCTATTGGATGACGGTCAACTATCGGGAGGCTTACGACCTGTTTGCGGTCAACGGAATCCTGTTCAATCACGAAAGCCCGCGGCGGGGGGAGACCTTCGTCACCCGCAAGATCACCCGGGCCGTCGCCCGGATCAAGGCCGGCCTGCAGCACAAGCTGTTCCTCGGAAACCTGGACTCGCGCCGAGATTGGGGCTATGCCCCGGAATACGTGGCGGCCATGTGGGCGATGCTCCAACAGGAGCGCCCCGAGGACTACGTCCTGGGGACCGGCGAATCCCATACCCCGCGCGAATTGGTGCAGGAAGCTTTCGCCTACGCCGGCCTGGACTGGGAGCGCTACGTCGAGGTGGATCCGCGCTACTTCCGACCGACCGAGGTCGACTACCTGCAGGCGGACGCCGCCAAGGCGGCCCGTCAGCTGGAATGGTCACCGAAGGTGACCTTCCCCGAGTTGGTTCGGATCATGGTTGACGCTGACATGCAATCCGTCGGCTTGCCGCCTGCGGGGGAGGGGCTGCGGATCCTCGAGGCCAAGTTCGGCGATTGGCACCGCTGGGATTCAAGCGTCACGGCCGTCCTGCGCAACGGCGGCACTAGCGTGGACTGAGGCCGCCGGCCGGCAAGCGCTTCGGCGGCTCGCTACGGATATCTGCTGCATGTCTGACTCTTCACTTCCAGGGGAGAACCTGACTTCCGCTCCGGGCGAACGCCAGGCCGCCGGGCCTCAGGGCATCGTAACCGGAGCGCTGTGGATCGGTTTGGCGGCCTTGGGAGGGCTGGCGTTCTTCGGCATGAGCTGGGCGCTGGCTCACTCCCTTGCCTCGATCATCGACGAAGGCCTGTACCTGTACAAAGGTTACCTGTTCA
Encoded proteins:
- the gmd gene encoding GDP-mannose 4,6-dehydratase, with product MPIALVTGITGQDGSYLAEFLMSKGYEVHGLIRKASSFNTGRIEHIYQDPHDPAARLFLHYGELSNAEQLTNLIYNVRPDEIYHLGALSHVKVSFDIPEYTGEVTGLGATRILESVRRSGLRTRFYQASSSEMFGSASPPQSERTPFQPRSPYAIAKLYAYWMTVNYREAYDLFAVNGILFNHESPRRGETFVTRKITRAVARIKAGLQHKLFLGNLDSRRDWGYAPEYVAAMWAMLQQERPEDYVLGTGESHTPRELVQEAFAYAGLDWERYVEVDPRYFRPTEVDYLQADAAKAARQLEWSPKVTFPELVRIMVDADMQSVGLPPAGEGLRILEAKFGDWHRWDSSVTAVLRNGGTSVD